A window from Rhizosphaericola mali encodes these proteins:
- a CDS encoding metal-dependent hydrolase, which produces MSNLSKILSLTPMDSLTHIVLGACLGKVILPEKMGKKALIFGALAHSIPDIDGISSFFNTASQDLVIHRGLSHSFFIAFLLSLVFAAFFHKDKNSSYHFGKLAFCFFILIGLHDILDTCNNYGTELFAPFLSKRYSFHLLYVVDPLFTIVPLVMAIFLFAKKKYWKNATKIAWVGILIPIIYIGAVFIGKEKVEANIVKNNLPSTAHLNILTPSPFNSMLWYGIFKDTNGDIYTTYRSIWDKPERQNSFQFYPKNPTLLTPFKDREDVKNLLEFSDSVYVLQKHGDTTEFCIPRFGQILGWEFPNAEFTFYYYLNPGMDNALLIQRGRVRGWNTATKDFYWNRIWGK; this is translated from the coding sequence GTGTCTAATTTATCTAAAATATTATCTTTGACACCAATGGATTCACTTACCCATATCGTTTTAGGCGCTTGTTTAGGAAAAGTTATTTTACCCGAAAAGATGGGTAAAAAAGCTTTAATATTTGGAGCATTGGCACATAGTATCCCAGATATAGATGGTATTAGTTCTTTCTTTAATACCGCATCTCAAGATTTGGTGATTCATCGCGGATTGTCTCATTCGTTTTTTATAGCTTTTCTGCTCTCGTTAGTTTTCGCGGCATTTTTCCATAAAGACAAAAATAGTAGTTATCATTTTGGTAAATTGGCATTTTGTTTCTTCATATTGATAGGGCTGCATGATATATTAGACACTTGTAATAATTATGGGACGGAATTGTTTGCACCTTTTTTATCCAAAAGATATTCTTTTCATTTATTATATGTTGTCGATCCGCTGTTTACGATCGTACCGCTTGTGATGGCAATTTTTTTATTTGCAAAGAAAAAATATTGGAAAAATGCAACGAAAATAGCTTGGGTAGGAATTTTAATACCAATAATTTACATCGGTGCAGTTTTTATAGGAAAGGAAAAAGTTGAAGCAAATATTGTAAAAAATAATCTTCCTTCGACTGCGCATTTGAATATATTAACACCTAGTCCATTTAATAGCATGCTTTGGTATGGAATATTCAAAGATACAAATGGGGATATTTATACGACGTATAGATCTATTTGGGATAAACCAGAAAGACAAAATTCCTTTCAATTTTATCCGAAAAATCCTACACTATTAACTCCGTTTAAAGATCGGGAAGATGTGAAAAATCTACTCGAATTTTCGGATAGTGTGTACGTTTTGCAAAAACATGGTGATACAACCGAATTTTGTATTCCAAGATTTGGGCAAATATTGGGTTGGGAATTTCCAAACGCTGAATTTACTTTTTATTATTATCTCAATCCAGGAATGGATAACGCATTATTGATTCAGCGTGGACGCGTACGCGGTTGGAATACTGCAACTAAAGATTTTTACTGGAATCGGATTTGGGGTAAATAA
- a CDS encoding GNAT family N-acetyltransferase has product MMNFRIEYKYFDQLSLIELYHIWDIRDEVFLEEQKCTEKETDFKDLQCYHLMIWDKEILVAYARLLAPGLSYPEASIGRIACRMTYRGQKIGKLLLKKSLEFSEELFGNIPIKISAQAHLEKFYGNFGFQKISDIYLESGIEHIKMLRNPA; this is encoded by the coding sequence ATGATGAACTTTCGAATAGAATACAAATATTTTGATCAGCTTTCCTTGATAGAATTATATCATATTTGGGATATACGTGACGAAGTTTTTTTGGAAGAACAAAAATGCACGGAAAAAGAGACCGATTTTAAAGATTTACAATGTTATCATTTGATGATTTGGGACAAAGAAATTTTGGTTGCGTATGCAAGATTATTAGCACCTGGGCTTTCCTATCCAGAAGCATCAATTGGTAGAATTGCTTGTAGAATGACTTATCGTGGACAAAAAATAGGCAAACTCCTTTTGAAAAAATCATTAGAATTTTCGGAGGAATTGTTCGGAAATATTCCAATTAAAATCAGTGCACAAGCTCATTTGGAAAAATTTTATGGCAATTTTGGATTCCAAAAAATCAGTGATATTTATTTGGAATCAGGTATCGAACATATCAAAATGCTTAGAAATCCAGCTTAA
- a CDS encoding 4-hydroxy-3-methylbut-2-enyl diphosphate reductase gives MKKFEVPNIYRSALISNIKSSRSRLDKMKKDFSPTLLELGSLKIYLARHFGFCYGVENAIDIAFRTIRENKGKRIFLLSEMIHNPQVNADLEAEGVQFLQDTYGNQLIDFDNLKKDDVVLIPAFGTTLEIEEKLASIGIQTEKFNTTCPFVEKVWNRSGQIAEKGYSIIVHGKPKHEETRATFSHASDKTPTLILNNFKDAQDLAKFITGESPANEFYERFRNCYSEGFDVNNDLKKIGVVNQTTQLASDTLEIVNFLRSVYKSHYQLDDSNIQTRFADTRDTLCYATNDNQSAVQGLMEESKDADFALVVGGYKSSNTSHLVEICEKSLPTYFINSADKLLSKQSIVSCNWKTKEEFTTENYIDLHKETIKVLITSGASCPDAIVEEVVYKLASFFNVEPLLENLETTFLNN, from the coding sequence ATGAAAAAGTTTGAAGTTCCCAATATTTATCGAAGTGCGCTTATCAGCAATATCAAAAGTAGCCGATCTCGATTAGACAAAATGAAAAAAGATTTTTCACCAACACTTTTGGAATTAGGATCTTTGAAAATCTATTTGGCGCGTCATTTCGGATTTTGCTATGGTGTTGAAAATGCAATTGATATTGCATTTCGAACCATTCGTGAAAATAAAGGGAAACGTATTTTTCTTTTGAGTGAGATGATTCATAATCCTCAAGTTAATGCTGATCTAGAAGCAGAAGGCGTTCAATTTTTGCAAGATACCTATGGAAATCAATTGATCGATTTTGATAATTTGAAAAAAGACGACGTGGTCTTAATTCCAGCTTTCGGAACAACTTTGGAAATTGAAGAGAAGCTCGCGTCTATTGGTATCCAAACGGAAAAATTTAATACAACTTGTCCATTTGTAGAAAAAGTATGGAATCGTAGCGGACAAATTGCAGAAAAAGGATATTCTATTATTGTTCATGGTAAACCCAAACATGAAGAAACAAGAGCGACCTTTTCACATGCTTCGGATAAAACACCCACTTTAATTTTGAATAATTTTAAAGACGCGCAAGATTTGGCGAAATTTATCACAGGCGAAAGTCCTGCAAATGAATTTTATGAAAGATTCAGAAATTGCTATTCCGAAGGATTTGATGTTAATAATGATTTGAAAAAAATCGGTGTTGTGAATCAAACTACACAATTAGCGTCTGACACTTTGGAAATTGTAAATTTCCTTCGTTCGGTTTACAAATCCCATTATCAATTAGATGATAGCAATATCCAAACAAGATTTGCTGATACACGCGATACACTCTGTTATGCAACTAATGACAATCAATCTGCGGTTCAAGGATTGATGGAAGAAAGTAAAGATGCAGATTTTGCACTTGTTGTGGGAGGCTATAAAAGTAGTAATACATCCCATTTAGTTGAAATATGTGAAAAATCTCTTCCTACATATTTCATTAACAGTGCTGACAAATTATTATCCAAACAAAGCATTGTCAGTTGTAATTGGAAAACTAAAGAAGAATTTACTACCGAAAATTATATTGATCTGCATAAAGAAACGATTAAAGTCCTCATCACTAGCGGAGCAAGCTGTCCTGATGCCATCGTAGAAGAAGTCGTTTATAAATTAGCTTCATTTTTCAATGTAGAACCATTATTAGAAAATTTGGAAACTACATTTTTAAATAATTAG
- a CDS encoding pyridoxal-phosphate dependent enzyme, translating into MWKNNILETIGDTPLIKLNSVTKSLPCTVLAKVEYFNPGNSVKDRMALKMIEEAEKTGKLKPGGTIIEGTSGNTGMGLAMGAIIKGYKCIFTTTDKQSKEKVDILKALGAEVIVCPTNVEPEDPKSYYSVSKRLSQEVPNSWYVNQYDNLANRQAHYESTGPEIWEQTEGKITHLVVASGTGGTVTGTGKYLKEKNPNIKVWAVDSYGSLLTKYFKTGEIDMSQVHPYITEGIGEDFVPQNYDMENIDAFEQVTDKDGAVMARRISKEEGIFVGYSAGSAVQGLLQKKEELTKDDIVVVIFHDHGSRYVGKIYNDQWMMERGFLEVKTFKDIISGRKSQPLISVSSKSNISEAVELMKQYDIEHIPVIEKDELIGSISESGLFIKIFNDPDLKSKLVSDVIEEPFPLVSFDSPIERIAKLIKKETGAVMSKDETGSYHIITKFDIIQNLGNQ; encoded by the coding sequence ATGTGGAAAAACAATATACTGGAAACAATAGGAGATACCCCGTTAATAAAATTAAATAGTGTTACCAAAAGTCTCCCTTGTACAGTATTGGCAAAAGTGGAATATTTCAATCCAGGAAATTCTGTTAAGGATCGAATGGCGTTGAAAATGATCGAAGAAGCCGAAAAGACAGGAAAATTAAAGCCCGGAGGTACCATCATCGAAGGTACAAGTGGTAATACAGGTATGGGATTGGCGATGGGTGCCATCATCAAAGGTTACAAATGTATCTTTACAACTACAGATAAACAAAGTAAAGAAAAAGTCGATATTCTAAAAGCATTAGGAGCAGAAGTGATTGTGTGTCCTACGAATGTTGAACCCGAAGATCCAAAGAGTTATTATTCTGTATCCAAAAGACTGTCTCAAGAAGTACCTAATTCTTGGTATGTTAATCAATATGATAACTTAGCCAATAGACAAGCGCATTACGAATCTACAGGTCCTGAAATATGGGAACAAACAGAAGGTAAAATTACCCATTTGGTCGTTGCCTCTGGCACAGGTGGTACGGTTACAGGAACGGGAAAATATTTGAAAGAGAAAAATCCCAATATTAAAGTTTGGGCAGTGGATAGTTACGGTTCTCTTTTGACTAAATATTTCAAAACTGGCGAAATTGATATGTCGCAAGTGCATCCCTATATAACCGAAGGGATTGGAGAAGATTTCGTTCCGCAGAACTATGATATGGAAAATATTGATGCATTCGAACAAGTGACCGATAAAGATGGTGCGGTGATGGCGCGTCGTATTTCCAAGGAAGAAGGTATTTTCGTTGGATATAGTGCTGGTAGCGCTGTGCAAGGTCTTTTACAAAAGAAAGAAGAATTAACCAAAGACGATATTGTTGTGGTTATTTTCCATGATCATGGCAGTCGTTATGTTGGAAAAATTTACAATGACCAATGGATGATGGAACGTGGATTTTTGGAAGTAAAAACTTTTAAAGATATTATCAGTGGAAGGAAATCTCAACCATTAATTTCTGTATCTTCGAAAAGTAATATTTCTGAAGCTGTAGAATTGATGAAACAATATGATATTGAACATATTCCTGTGATTGAGAAAGACGAATTGATAGGTTCCATTAGTGAATCTGGTTTATTTATCAAAATCTTCAATGATCCAGATTTAAAAAGTAAATTAGTATCAGATGTGATTGAAGAACCTTTTCCATTGGTTAGTTTCGATTCTCCAATTGAGCGAATAGCTAAATTGATTAAAAAAGAAACGGGTGCAGTAATGTCCAAAGACGAAACTGGATCTTATCACATTATCACAAAATTTGACATTATACAAAATTTGGGTAATCAATAG
- a CDS encoding magnesium transporter CorA family protein → MIQYFLNKEGHIVEMANAKDGAWVNVVPPFKEEEFIDLSENLEIPIEFLRDSLDIDERARYEQEDNTKFIVIKTPTENNSFNESDAYYITIPICIILTHQQIVTVNSFDNGAIKKFLNSFQNRHPDKKNMMVLKIFEKVVQNFMEYLREINQKTNQYEQQLYESNKNSDLFNLMRIQKSLVYFITSLKANELLLMKLSRSNFLKLNEDEREYLEDLLVDLSQASEMANIYSNILTSTMDAFASIINNNMNTVMKRLTSITLIISIPTLVSSAYGMNVEIPGQHSFHAFYIPVIISLLISVVICWYFWKKKWF, encoded by the coding sequence ATGATTCAATATTTTCTCAATAAAGAAGGACATATCGTCGAAATGGCCAATGCCAAAGACGGCGCTTGGGTGAATGTAGTTCCTCCTTTTAAAGAGGAAGAGTTTATAGATCTATCTGAAAATTTGGAAATTCCGATTGAATTTTTGCGCGACTCGCTCGATATCGACGAAAGAGCGCGTTACGAGCAAGAGGATAATACCAAATTTATCGTCATAAAGACTCCTACTGAGAACAATTCCTTTAACGAAAGTGATGCATATTATATTACGATTCCGATTTGTATCATCTTGACGCACCAGCAGATTGTAACGGTTAACTCGTTCGATAATGGCGCGATTAAAAAGTTTTTGAATTCCTTTCAAAATAGACATCCAGATAAGAAAAACATGATGGTTTTGAAGATTTTTGAAAAAGTCGTTCAGAACTTCATGGAATATTTACGTGAAATCAATCAAAAAACCAATCAATACGAACAACAATTATACGAAAGCAATAAGAATTCGGATTTGTTCAATTTGATGCGTATTCAAAAAAGTTTGGTCTATTTCATCACTTCTTTGAAAGCGAATGAATTGTTGCTGATGAAATTGTCGCGTTCCAATTTTTTGAAATTAAATGAAGATGAGCGTGAATATTTGGAGGATTTACTCGTTGATTTAAGTCAGGCATCAGAAATGGCCAATATTTACTCCAATATATTGACGAGCACGATGGATGCATTTGCAAGTATCATCAATAATAATATGAATACGGTGATGAAGCGCTTGACTTCTATCACATTGATTATTTCTATACCTACTTTGGTCTCGAGTGCTTATGGTATGAATGTAGAGATTCCAGGGCAGCATTCGTTTCATGCGTTTTATATTCCTGTTATAATTTCCCTACTTATTTCTGTAGTTATCTGTTGGTATTTTTGGAAAAAGAAATGGTTCTAA
- a CDS encoding ABC-F family ATP-binding cassette domain-containing protein gives MLVGLNNVTFEFGSRVIVSEATWHIQPGERIGLIGYNGQGKSTLLKVLTNVYTPSVGTVERGKSVTIGYLHQDLLSFSTEDSIVEVAMTAFERVKEIESELVRVGNELEKTSDEKLLETYTDLLHEMDMLDGYNIQYKTEEVLQGLGFTTEQMQKPYKEFSGGWRMRVLLAKMILQSPDVLLLDEPTNHLDLPSIEWLEKYLLKYKGSVVIVSHDKFFLNKLVNKIVELYQQKLHFYTGDYDYYEQEREIRFEQMQRAYENQQDYIRQQERFIERFRSKASKAAQAQSIIKRLDKLDRVEQTTLERPNLNITFHVDKQPGKIISTLKDITKYFGENRIVENSSIEINRGDKIGLIGANGKGKSTVLRIIAGSEPLDNGESILGHNVEPSFYAQHQLESLHLENNVLEEMQTCGSGKTDQELRTILGCFLFGGEDVDKKIKILSGGEKARVALAKVIASKSNFLLLDEPTNHLDMVSVELLADALKKFQGTLISVSHDRFFISKMANKIWEIEDGVIKEFDGPYSEYMEWKERMEKQAKENGKSNNSNKVEEKKSVVKKEEKPVTTISRDEFKEQDRLQKKFQKLEKQIAQLNQDKKNLETQMADANVYSDAKKFAEVEKKYANLNEELKLANQEYEEIFDKITEA, from the coding sequence ATGTTAGTAGGTTTAAATAATGTTACGTTTGAATTTGGTTCTAGAGTTATCGTTTCGGAAGCAACTTGGCATATTCAGCCAGGAGAACGCATCGGTTTGATAGGTTACAATGGACAAGGGAAATCAACATTATTAAAAGTATTGACCAATGTTTATACGCCTTCTGTTGGAACTGTAGAACGTGGTAAATCGGTCACTATTGGTTATTTGCATCAAGATTTATTGAGTTTCAGCACCGAAGATTCTATTGTAGAAGTGGCCATGACGGCATTTGAAAGAGTTAAGGAAATTGAATCTGAATTGGTACGTGTCGGTAATGAATTAGAAAAAACTTCTGATGAAAAATTATTAGAAACCTACACCGATTTATTACACGAGATGGATATGTTGGATGGTTATAATATCCAATACAAAACGGAAGAAGTGTTGCAAGGTCTTGGTTTTACGACCGAACAAATGCAAAAGCCTTATAAGGAATTTAGTGGAGGCTGGCGTATGCGTGTATTATTAGCCAAAATGATCTTACAATCTCCTGATGTGTTGCTTTTGGATGAACCGACCAATCACTTGGATTTACCATCTATTGAATGGTTAGAAAAATATCTATTAAAATATAAGGGTAGCGTTGTTATTGTCAGCCACGATAAATTTTTCTTAAATAAATTGGTTAATAAAATTGTGGAATTGTATCAACAAAAATTACATTTCTATACAGGTGATTATGACTACTATGAACAAGAACGTGAAATAAGATTTGAACAAATGCAACGTGCGTATGAAAATCAACAAGATTACATCCGCCAGCAAGAGCGTTTTATTGAGCGTTTCCGTTCTAAAGCTTCTAAGGCAGCGCAAGCACAAAGTATTATCAAGCGTTTGGATAAATTGGATCGTGTTGAGCAAACGACACTTGAAAGACCTAATTTGAATATTACGTTTCATGTAGACAAACAACCAGGTAAAATAATTTCTACCTTAAAAGATATTACCAAATATTTCGGTGAAAATCGTATTGTTGAAAATTCCAGTATCGAGATCAATCGCGGTGATAAAATTGGTTTGATTGGTGCCAATGGTAAAGGTAAATCTACCGTTTTACGTATTATCGCGGGTTCAGAACCTTTGGATAATGGCGAAAGTATTTTGGGACATAATGTCGAACCAAGTTTCTATGCACAGCATCAATTAGAATCTTTGCATTTGGAAAATAATGTTTTGGAAGAAATGCAAACTTGCGGTAGTGGTAAGACCGATCAAGAATTGCGTACGATTTTGGGTTGTTTCTTGTTTGGCGGAGAAGACGTTGATAAGAAAATTAAAATATTGAGTGGTGGAGAAAAAGCGCGTGTTGCTTTGGCAAAAGTAATCGCATCAAAATCAAATTTCTTGCTATTGGATGAACCTACGAATCACTTGGATATGGTCAGTGTGGAATTGTTGGCTGATGCGTTGAAAAAATTTCAAGGTACATTGATCAGTGTTAGTCACGACCGTTTCTTTATTTCCAAAATGGCGAATAAAATATGGGAAATTGAAGATGGTGTAATTAAAGAATTTGACGGACCATATTCTGAATACATGGAGTGGAAAGAACGTATGGAAAAGCAAGCCAAAGAAAATGGCAAAAGCAATAATTCCAACAAAGTCGAGGAAAAAAAAAGCGTAGTTAAAAAGGAAGAAAAACCTGTAACTACAATTTCTAGAGATGAATTTAAAGAGCAAGATCGCTTGCAAAAGAAATTTCAAAAATTAGAAAAACAAATTGCACAACTCAATCAAGATAAGAAAAATTTGGAAACCCAAATGGCGGATGCAAACGTGTATTCGGATGCGAAGAAATTTGCAGAAGTAGAAAAAAAATATGCGAATTTGAATGAAGAATTAAAACTCGCCAATCAAGAATACGAAGAGATATTTGATAAAATAACCGAAGCTTAA
- a CDS encoding sodium:solute symporter translates to MSASILFSLVIAYFLILLFVSWKTGKGSNNESFFIGNRNSNWMLVAFGMIGTSLSGVTFVSVPGAVGKDAWGYMQVTLGYMIGYVTIALVLLPLYYRLKLTSIYDYLLKRLGFLSYKTGASFFILSRLVGATARLYLVVNILQNTILDSFGVPFWLSTLIILAMIILYTFEGGVKTIVWTDTLQTSGMLLGLIICTIYLLTHMHLGLGESFHAMSEKGLTRIFNTDPNSKNFFVKQIIAGAFITITMTGIDQEMMQKSISVTNLKDSKKNMLTLSVIMVVVLGLFLFLGGLLYLYAGKEGIAVSGDALFPEIALHHMTPMISVIFIIALISALFPSADGAMTALTASFCIDILGMNRKENWSEAKKKKVRQLVHLITAFSFLIMVLIFKWINDKSMIGIILKLAGYTYGPLLGLFAFGIFTKRKVKDAVVPIICIVAPILCYLIDENQKKLFGGFEIGLELLVINAAITYVGLLIFSKKQVELEK, encoded by the coding sequence ATGTCTGCTTCAATTCTTTTTTCACTCGTAATCGCCTATTTCCTCATTCTTTTATTTGTTTCCTGGAAGACGGGAAAGGGGAGTAATAACGAATCTTTCTTTATTGGCAACCGCAATAGTAATTGGATGTTGGTTGCGTTTGGTATGATCGGAACTTCCTTGAGCGGCGTTACGTTTGTCAGTGTTCCTGGCGCGGTAGGGAAGGACGCTTGGGGATATATGCAGGTGACATTGGGCTATATGATTGGTTATGTGACGATTGCGCTGGTTTTATTGCCATTGTATTACCGATTGAAGTTGACGTCTATTTATGATTATTTATTAAAAAGATTGGGTTTTTTATCCTACAAAACGGGCGCTTCTTTCTTCATATTATCCAGATTAGTTGGCGCAACTGCTCGTTTGTATTTGGTCGTAAATATTTTGCAAAATACGATTTTAGATAGTTTTGGTGTGCCATTTTGGTTGTCGACATTGATCATTTTGGCAATGATTATTCTATACACATTTGAAGGCGGCGTGAAAACGATTGTTTGGACAGACACTTTACAAACTTCAGGAATGCTTTTGGGATTAATAATTTGTACGATTTATTTATTGACTCATATGCATTTAGGATTGGGTGAAAGTTTTCATGCAATGAGTGAAAAAGGATTAACAAGAATTTTCAATACAGATCCAAATAGCAAAAATTTCTTCGTTAAACAGATCATTGCGGGTGCATTTATCACCATTACCATGACAGGAATTGATCAGGAAATGATGCAAAAAAGTATCTCCGTAACCAACTTGAAAGATTCAAAAAAGAATATGTTGACACTTTCTGTCATAATGGTGGTGGTTTTAGGTTTGTTTTTATTTCTTGGAGGGTTGTTGTATTTGTATGCAGGAAAAGAAGGAATTGCTGTATCTGGCGACGCTTTATTTCCAGAAATAGCTTTACATCATATGACGCCTATGATTTCTGTGATATTTATTATTGCGTTGATTTCTGCCTTATTTCCAAGTGCAGATGGGGCGATGACTGCATTGACTGCATCTTTTTGTATTGATATTTTGGGAATGAATAGAAAGGAGAATTGGAGTGAGGCGAAAAAGAAAAAAGTACGTCAATTGGTGCATCTTATCACGGCATTTTCCTTTCTAATTATGGTTTTGATATTCAAATGGATCAATGACAAAAGTATGATCGGAATCATTTTGAAATTAGCTGGTTATACTTATGGACCACTATTGGGATTGTTTGCCTTTGGTATTTTTACAAAAAGAAAAGTAAAAGACGCAGTTGTTCCGATAATCTGTATCGTCGCGCCAATCTTATGTTATTTGATTGATGAAAATCAAAAAAAATTATTTGGAGGCTTTGAAATCGGATTAGAATTATTGGTAATCAACGCTGCAATTACTTACGTCGGATTGTTGATTTTTTCCAAAAAACAAGTAGAATTAGAAAAATAA
- a CDS encoding NUDIX hydrolase codes for MINEITLRVYGIVIDPIKGVLVSDEYIRGSFFTKFPGGGLEMGEGTRDCLKREFMEETGVEVEIGEHIYTTDYFQPSAFREGQQFIGIYYKVIVKDSSAFKVANNPFAFQPSDIQDPNGEAESLRWIPLTALSENSVQLPTDKIIVKKILEETLNLS; via the coding sequence ATGATAAATGAAATTACACTTCGCGTTTATGGTATTGTCATAGATCCGATAAAAGGTGTTTTGGTAAGTGATGAATATATTCGAGGCTCTTTTTTTACCAAATTCCCTGGAGGTGGTTTAGAAATGGGAGAAGGTACGCGAGATTGTTTGAAACGTGAATTTATGGAAGAAACTGGCGTTGAGGTAGAGATTGGTGAACATATTTATACTACGGATTATTTTCAACCATCTGCGTTTAGAGAGGGACAACAATTTATTGGAATATATTATAAAGTTATCGTAAAAGATAGTTCAGCATTTAAAGTTGCTAATAATCCTTTTGCATTCCAACCTTCTGATATTCAAGATCCTAACGGTGAAGCTGAGAGTTTGCGTTGGATTCCTTTAACTGCATTATCTGAAAATTCGGTACAGCTTCCTACAGACAAAATTATTGTCAAAAAAATACTAGAAGAAACACTTAATCTTTCTTAA
- the dapF gene encoding diaminopimelate epimerase yields MKFTFYKFQGTGNDFVMIDNRNGEIKLTNNLIRFLTERKFGIGADGVILLNAKEGYDFSMDYFNPDGSNTFCGNGGRCTVKFASVLGIRKENYKFSAVDGDHEANISDNGWVNLKMKDVDGMKKLFDAWLINTGVPHYVKLVDDVKDLDVYDEGKAIRNSPDFITEGVNVNFVEKESDSDIYVRTYERGVEDETLSCGTGITAAALVVAHNDRGYNRVEVETKGGHLAVEYDKIGEDKFENIWLCGPATLVYSGTIEIPEEDI; encoded by the coding sequence ATGAAATTTACGTTTTACAAATTCCAAGGCACTGGTAATGATTTTGTCATGATTGACAATCGCAATGGCGAAATCAAGTTAACTAACAACCTTATTCGTTTCTTAACGGAAAGAAAATTTGGAATTGGTGCGGACGGCGTCATTTTGTTAAATGCAAAAGAGGGATACGATTTTTCCATGGATTATTTTAATCCAGATGGTTCCAATACGTTTTGTGGTAATGGTGGTCGTTGTACTGTAAAGTTTGCCTCTGTTTTGGGTATAAGAAAAGAAAATTACAAATTCTCTGCGGTAGATGGTGATCATGAAGCAAATATTTCCGATAATGGCTGGGTAAACTTAAAAATGAAAGATGTCGATGGTATGAAAAAACTATTCGATGCTTGGTTGATTAATACTGGCGTGCCTCATTACGTAAAATTGGTAGACGATGTTAAAGATTTGGATGTATATGATGAAGGTAAAGCCATAAGAAATAGTCCTGATTTTATTACGGAGGGTGTGAATGTTAATTTCGTCGAAAAAGAAAGCGATTCTGATATCTATGTGCGTACATATGAGAGAGGAGTGGAAGATGAAACCTTGAGTTGTGGTACGGGTATTACTGCCGCAGCCTTAGTAGTTGCACACAATGATCGTGGTTATAATAGAGTAGAAGTGGAAACGAAAGGAGGTCATTTAGCGGTAGAATATGATAAAATCGGAGAAGATAAATTTGAAAATATTTGGTTGTGTGGACCAGCTACGCTTGTTTATTCTGGAACGATCGAAATACCTGAGGAAGATATCTAA
- a CDS encoding O-methyltransferase, translating into MDLIHPLVEDYASIITSEEDQLLKEINEATYTEHAHPHMLSGQVQGRFLSIFSQLTRPQNILEIGTFTGYSALCLAEGLTENGHLHTIEIREEDAKLSKQNISKSALANKITVHCGNALDIIPTLNVQWDIVFIDADKVSYQSYYDLLIDRLSDNGCILADNVLFHGQIFENPIKGKNPKAIHTFNEYVKNDPRTETVLLTIRDGLLLIKKKKNA; encoded by the coding sequence ATGGATTTAATTCATCCTTTAGTTGAAGATTATGCTTCAATAATTACGTCAGAGGAAGATCAACTTCTAAAAGAAATTAATGAAGCAACTTATACGGAGCACGCGCATCCACATATGTTGAGTGGGCAAGTTCAAGGACGATTTTTATCTATTTTCAGCCAGTTGACACGACCCCAAAATATTTTGGAAATCGGAACGTTTACTGGTTATAGTGCGCTTTGTTTGGCGGAAGGATTGACCGAAAATGGGCATTTGCATACCATTGAAATTCGGGAAGAAGATGCCAAATTATCCAAACAAAATATTTCAAAAAGCGCATTAGCAAATAAGATTACAGTTCACTGTGGCAATGCTCTAGATATTATACCCACATTAAATGTTCAATGGGATATAGTATTTATCGACGCAGACAAAGTGAGCTATCAATCGTATTACGATTTGTTGATAGATCGATTGAGTGACAATGGTTGCATTTTGGCAGATAATGTTTTATTTCACGGCCAAATATTTGAAAATCCTATCAAAGGAAAAAATCCAAAAGCCATTCACACTTTCAACGAATACGTAAAAAATGATCCTCGTACAGAAACGGTTTTATTGACCATAAGAGATGGATTATTACTCATCAAAAAGAAAAAGAATGCGTAA